The DNA sequence AAAGCTAAAATACAAGTTGAAGTTGCCACTTACGAAAAATTCGAGGATTTATTGGCACGTAAGGATATCGATGCCGTGGTGATTGCTGTCCCTGATCATTCTCATGCCCGCATTGCCATTGCAGCATGTAAAGCAGGCAAAGATGTGTACCTCGAAAAACCGATGACTTTCACTATTAAAGAAGGCCAGGAATTACGCCGCGTAGTTCGCGAAACGAACCGAATACTTGCTATTGGCAGCCAACAACGTTCTGACCCGAATTTCCAACACGCCGTAAAATTGGTACAATCGGGCGCTCTTGGTCAAATCGAGAAAGTGAATGCTTATGTTGGTGCTCCACCACGGCCATTCGATCTTGCAGTTGAAACTGTGCCAGCCGATCTGAATTGGGACCTCTGGCAGGGATCGCTTCCAAGTCCAGTTCCATATAACAAAGAATTAGATCCACCTATTACTGTTGATCCGGACAAGGACGAAGAATACTGGGGCGCATGGCGCTGGTATAAAGGAATGGGAGGCGGTTTCACGACTGACTGGGGCGCTCATATGTTCGACATTGCCCAATGGGGTCTTGGAATGGACAAAAACGGTCCGGTTGAAGCTTCTCCTATCGGCGACGGCACTCAATACATGGAATTCAAATATGCCAATGGCGTTGTTATGACTTCGGAACCATTTGATGAAGCAAATACAAAAGGGGTAAAATTCACGGGAAAAGATGGATGGATTGAAGTGTCACGCGAGCATTTCAAAGCTTCTGACGACAAATTCCTGCCTCCACCTGCAAAAAAAGAAGAGGCCAACGTTCCATACGAAACCAAGATTCCGCACCAGGTTAATTTTATTGAAGCCGTTCGCGAACGCAAAGATCCGGTTGTTCCTGTTGAAATTGGACACAGCAGTTGTACCGTTTGTAATCTGGGAAACATTGCCTGTGAACTGAAACGTACAGTTAAATGGGATCCAATAAAAGAAGTATTTATTGACGATACCGATGGGGCAGCTACCAAACTCATGCATTACGAATACCGCGCTGGCTATACTTTGGTGTAGTAGCTAAAGTGATTTCTTCAAAATATAAAGCAAGCATTTCGGGTAAAACCGGGGTGCTTGCTTTTTTTGGCATATTAGTCAAAAATAGTTGGTAAAAAGCTTTGTAAAGCACACCAATATTGATAATACAGAAAGTTTGATGAACTTGGTTTCATCAAACTTTTTATGTTTATGGAAAAATCAAAAAAAACGCTGTTGGGCCTGTGGATATACAGATGTTATTCGATGGGGAAAACAAGGGGGTAAGCAACGATTCAAATGTAAACGATGCGGAATTTTTCTAACTGAAAATCGTCCAGAACAGAGAATTCAAAACAGGTTTGTATGGTTCAGAAAGTGGATATTGGAACGTCAGACTTATCAAATTTTAAGCAGGGACAGCAGCCTATCGCAAGCTACACTTCAACGGACATTTTACCATTTTTTAGAACAAGCGCCATTGGTCAAAATAATCAAGCGAGAGCGTGTTCATTTACGGATAGATGCCACGTATTTTGCGCAGTTTTGTTTGGTTTGTTATCAAGACGATTTTGATGGCTACACCCAGCTGCATCGCTTTACTGACGGTGAACGCTATGAGGAAATCAAAGAGGATCTGGCTAACTTGCTCAAACTTGGGATTCAGATCGAAAGCATTACCACCGACGGTCATAAAAGTATCTTAAAAGCGATAAAAAGGTCAGTT is a window from the Aquipluma nitroreducens genome containing:
- a CDS encoding Gfo/Idh/MocA family protein, which codes for MENQFKKGVTRRHFLGTAAIGVAGVAMFSSLAACKQKTTENPLKLGFIGMGRQSMFLLSGFISIPGIRVVAGCDVYGVKRKRFEKRVNNFYTKAKIQVEVATYEKFEDLLARKDIDAVVIAVPDHSHARIAIAACKAGKDVYLEKPMTFTIKEGQELRRVVRETNRILAIGSQQRSDPNFQHAVKLVQSGALGQIEKVNAYVGAPPRPFDLAVETVPADLNWDLWQGSLPSPVPYNKELDPPITVDPDKDEEYWGAWRWYKGMGGGFTTDWGAHMFDIAQWGLGMDKNGPVEASPIGDGTQYMEFKYANGVVMTSEPFDEANTKGVKFTGKDGWIEVSREHFKASDDKFLPPPAKKEEANVPYETKIPHQVNFIEAVRERKDPVVPVEIGHSSCTVCNLGNIACELKRTVKWDPIKEVFIDDTDGAATKLMHYEYRAGYTLV
- a CDS encoding IS256 family transposase, variant Zn-binding type: MNLVSSNFLCLWKNQKKRCWACGYTDVIRWGKQGGKQRFKCKRCGIFLTENRPEQRIQNRFVWFRKWILERQTYQILSRDSSLSQATLQRTFYHFLEQAPLVKIIKRERVHLRIDATYFAQFCLVCYQDDFDGYTQLHRFTDGERYEEIKEDLANLLKLGIQIESITTDGHKSILKAIKRSVPEAIVQRCLVHIQRMCLLWLTQYPKHQAGQELRKLVLFILRIKSENDRIYWTREFLKWHETHKDYLNEKTYNTETGRYWYTHKLLRRSYITIKRALPNMFHYLSNPDIPKTTNGIEGYFSHLKNHLDIHRGLTVKHRINFIKWYIYFANAK